CCACAGCTTGCACCGTCTCGTACACCAGCGTTGGGATCGGGCCGATGAATGATGCGGTATCGACGAAGCGCTGCCCCCGCGAATCTGAAGATCGATCCGTGCCGGTGTATGCCGCAAATGTGACGTTGAGTCGAGGGAAGAATTGCTGCGGATAAATACCCGCAGCAAGCAATCCGGCGAGAGTCGGCCGCAGTTTCCCGCCTTCATCCTCAACAACCATGCGAAGGCTCTTCATCGCTTTCTCATCGCTCAGTTTTCCGAAGACTTCTGCGTGGATCGTCCGCTCCCGTTCTAGGATCTTCACGACTAGATCCGGATCGAGATCATCCAGACCCGCCTCTCGGACAGGTTCTAGATCCCATGCTGGCTGGTACTTGTTCTCCTCCAAGCGGTCGATCTCATATGGTTTGAGCAGACGATCTCCGTCATGCCCGCGGAAGTAACTCCCCGCGTACTTTCCTACCGTTGCGATGTAGCAGGGTTTTTCGGATGTGGCGAGCTCGGGAACATAGGCAACGACGACCGGTGCCCCTTCAAATTCTTCGATTGAGATAGTGGCTCGGACCGGAGGCACCATCTTCTCAGAGCATGCCTCGGCAAGAGCATCAGCGATGGCATTGGCATTGAACCCCTCGGCGGGCACAAATCCAGCTTCTTCATCGATCCCAAGGATGACTGTCCCACCAGCAGTGTTTGAGAAGGCCGAAAGTGAGTGCACCAAGTTCTTCGGCAAACCACGCACCGCCGATTTCGCCTCTACCTGAGCCGTGTCAGTACGCCGCAATCGAAGACCTTGGATGAGTTCCGCCAGTTCCTGCGCTTCCATTTCCCCGCTACTTCCATCTCAACACCACACTACTTCGCACAACACTACACTCAACATCACACTGTGTGAAGTAGTGTGGAGTACATGTCTTCAGCAGAGCTGGGCACTTAGAAAGTCGATAGCCCGCAGGTCAACGCCCATTATTGATGCATCTTACCCCCCAAGCGGCTCGACATGATCGTCAATATTAGGAGAATACACCACACATACTTCACACTTAACACTTCACTTGGCGAAGTAGTGTTGAGTTCACGTGCGAGTCACTGTGGTAAGCACCACTTTCCCTAGAGAGGACCGGTGGAATTAGCAGCCCTTCTAGCAGCAGGAACCCATTCAGCCGGCACTTCTCGTCCAGCACAAAGAATCTAGACACCACACCTACTCCACACTCAACACCCCACCGTGTGGTGTTCAGTGAGGCGTTGCGCAACGTCGCCTCACCCCTCCCCAATCCAGAAGGCAATCACGCCGGTCCTCAAGCATCTGCACCCCCAACCATCTCGAATAATGAACTAATATCCTATGCGACTCCCCATTCGCGCGTAATAGTGCTCTGGATGGTTGCCGTACCCGCCACGGGCCGATATCTTTGGCTCATACACAACAAGGTTGGCCATAGTGGCAAGCCAGAACCACGCAAGAGACAACACGATGAACCAAAGGAGGCGCGCGATGTTCTACTTCCAACCGCGTTTTCCCGACTCCACAGTCACAGCACTTGTCGAGCTCCATCGCCTCACCGAGCCTTCCTCCTCCCGCGCAACCATCGAGCAGGAACTCAACAAGCGCCGCCAGAGCTACATTGCGGAGCTCAAGGCCTGCGGCGTACCTCGCGCCAAGCGGATAGCTACAGAGCTCACCATCGCGGAGGCCGAGGTGGAGATCGATGCTCTGGTCAGATTCTCCACAGCCTGTGCCCGATCCTTGAAAGCCGCGGTCGAGGTCCAAGCATTCCTCGCAACACTTCAGATCCTCCGCGCCCATCCAGACATGTCGAACGAGCAGTGGCTACTGTGCCAATTACGTGAAGGCGGCTAAGAGTGCGAGCTTCGCGAAGCACTCGCAGAGAATGCGGGAATTCATCCAGCGGCGTAGCCGTCCCTTCCGCCGCCACTAACCCAACAAGAACAATCACGGTGGTTACCACTGAAAAACTGATCCTCGATTTGCAGGGGATTGCACGCCTCGCAGGGGTGAGGCGGCACACTGTCACCACATGGCGTCATCGCTATGGCAAGGACTCGGACACGCCATTCCCCGCTCCGTTAGACCGACGCACCACAAACAAAGCTCGACTCTTCGATTGCACACAGATCATCGAATGGTTGGAAGCTACAGACAGAGCACCACACCGCGATCTCCGAGGTGACGCCCCGTTCTACTCCATCCTCTTCGATGAGGTAGCGGAGAATCCCGGCACCGCCAAAGCCCTCATCCACTACGCCAAGAACGGCAATTGGCCTCAAGGCACAAGCCTAAGCACACAGAATTCCCTCGACGCCCTTATCGAAGCGGCCTACGGCCTCGAGCCGCTCATCCGTGCGCTGCGGCTGCGTGCGGAGAGCCACCGCTCCGAAAGCCTGAGCCCGCAGGCACTGTCCACTCTAGGTCGAGTTATTGCGCGTTCCTCCGAGGCGATGCGCGTTCCAAGCACCCAGTTCCCACTGTCCGTGACTAACGACATGGGGCTCGCCGCGCTGTGCCACGCCACGGAGTTCCTTCCGCAGGGTGAATACGCCGTCTACTATCCAAACGCCGCCGCTCAAAGCGACCTAGGCCGCCTCGCGCTCGCCGAGCTCGCCGCAGCCCAGGACGGCAGAGCCTTCACTGAAGTACACGTCCCCGACGGTCCCGGTTTCGCCGAAAGCATCCCCGCCAGTACCCTCCTCGTACAGGTTGATCTGAATGCACACCAAGAACCAGAGCAGCTATTCAACGACCTCGAGAACCTCATGCTCAGCCTCGACCGCAAGGGCGCGGCGCTCGTGATCGCCCCGGCGCGGCTTCTCACCGAGAACACCGACGACAACGCCACATCAATGCGGCGGAAGTTCCTCTCCCAAACGGAAACCTCCCACATTGCGCCCCTTCGCTACAGCGCGCGGCTACCGCGCTCGTGGCAGGTAGGCGGCGGCCAGCTTCAGCCCGCGGTCTGGGTCCTCAAACAACACCACGACCCCAACTTCCCTGTCGCGGTGGCAGACCACAGCGGCCTCTCCACGAGCCAACCAGAGCTAGAGGCCTTCACCTCTGACCTAGTCACGGCGCTATGCACGCCAGATCTGCTGCCACGAGCGAACCTCCACAATGCGGAGATCGTCGAGGCGACAAGGGCGTGGCGCTCGGATCGCGTCGCGCCCGGTAGCGCACGCCGCGCCGACGTCGACGCACCCCGACTCGGCGACCTTTGGGCCACCGCGCGGGCTGCGGGCCTCGAGGAGGCGGACTTCGACTTCGTCGACGCCACCGTCGAGCCCGGCCCGAGCCGCCCCTATTCCGTCATGACGGTGCCATGGGACAAGGCGACCAAGCGCGGAGCATCGCAAGTCCTGACAGTATTCCGCGGGACCCGCATGGACACAGCCACTCCGAGCACAACCGGAGGCATCGGCGTCGTAGGCCCAGACGAGATCGCGGATCCCCGTCGCTGGAACCACCGCTCAATATCGATCTTCGAGCTCGCTGAGAGGTACCCCCGCGCGGAGATCTCGCAGCCCATGGACGTGATCGTTTGCCCCGACCAACGAAACAACCTCGCGGTTGCTGCCGTGGACTTAGAGGGGTCACACGTGGCGCAGGCTCCCGCGTTCATCGTTCGGTGTAAGACCACGCGGGGCCGCAGCAAGGAACCGCTTCGGCGCCTCGCGGTGCCGGCGCTCGTGGCGCAGGCGATTTCCGATGCGGGGACGTCGACAAGAAAAGCATGGCAGATCCCGCTTATCGACGCCGCCCAGGTGCCAGCGCTTACTCGCTCGCTCGCCGCGATCGAGGCCGAGCGCGCACGGCTTGCGGACAACCTCGCCCGGCTTCAGCGTCTTGAGCGCGCCACCCTCCACGCCGCGGCAGCCCACACGATCGCTGCGCGCGCACCAAACTAGGCCTGACTACACCTCATAACAACAATCCCAACAATAAGGACACTGATGACAACCTCGACGACATCGCAAGACCTCAAGGACACCATGTGGAAGGCCGCCGACAAGCTCCGCGGCTCCATGGATGCCTCCCAATACCGGGAGATTGTGCTGGGCCTCATCTTCCTCAAATACGTCACCGACTCTTTCGCCGCCCGTCAGGCAGAGATCCGCAAGGAGGGCGAGGAAGACGGTCTGAGCGAAGAGGACATCCTCCTCGATTTGGAAGACCAAGACGCCTACCTGGAGAAGAACATTTTCTGGGTCGCGCCCAACGCGCGCTGGTCGTTCCTTCAGCAGAACTCCAAGGGGCTTTCGGGCGAGAACGGTGTGGAGTTTAGAAGCGTCGGCAAGCTTATCGACGAAGCCCTCGAGCAACTCATGAAGGACAACGAGTCCCTCGTCGGCACGCTGTCCACCGGCTTCGCTCGCGACAGCGTGGATCAGCGCCGTCTCGGCGAGCTCGTGGACATGTTCAGCCAGACCTACTTCACCCAGGATGGCCCGGAGCGCGCCCGCGACCTGCTCGGCGAGGTCTACGAATATTTCCTCGCCAGCTTCGCCCGCGCGGAGGGCAAGCGGGGCGGCGAGTTCTACACGCCGGCTCCTGTCGTGCTCACCCTCGTGGAAATCCTCGAGCCCACCAAGGGTCGCGTCTACGACCCCTGCTGCGGCTCAGGCGGCATGTTCGTGCAGGCGGAGAAGTTCCTCGCCGCCAAGCACGAGGACCCCACGAACATCTCGATTTTCGGCCAGGAATTCAACGAGCGCACCTGGCGGCTGGCGCGGATGAACCTCGCCATCCACGCCCTCGGCAGCCAGGGCCTCGGCGACCGCTGGCAGGACACCTTCGCCCGCGACATCCACCCGGGAATCCAGATGGACTACGTCATGGCCAACCCGCCCTTTAACATCAAGGACTGGACGCGCCGCGAGGATGACGAGCGCTGGACCTACGGCGTGCCGCCCGTGCGCAACGCGAACTACGCCTGGATGCAGCACATCATCTCCAAGCTCGCACCTCACGGTGAGGCGGGCGTGGTGATGGCCAACGGAACCATGACCTCCAAGACCTCCGGCGAGGGCGAGATCCGCAAGAATATGCTCGAAGACGACATCGTCTCCTGCGTCCTCGCGCTCCCCTCGCAGCTCTTCCGCGGCACCCAAATCCCCGTCTGCGTCTGGTTCTTCGCCAAGGACAAGAAGGCCGGCCCCAAGGGCAAGTCCGACCGCACGGGGCAGGTTTTGCTTATCGACGCCCGCGAGCTCGGCCACATGGTCGACCGCACCGAGCGCACCTTCAGCGATGACGACATCCAGAAGATCGCCGGCACCTTCCGCGCCTGGCGCGGCCGCGCCTCCGCCGAAACCGAGTACGAGGACGTCCCCGGCTTCTGCAAGTCCGTCTCCATTCAGGACATCCGCGACGCCGACTACGCGCTTACCCCCGGCCGCTACGTCGGCTTCGCTGAGCAAGAGCAAGACGACGAACCTATCGCCGACAAGATCGAAAGACTCACACAAGAACTCACAAAAGCCCTCGACGAGTCCGCCCGCTTGGACGCCGTGGTGCGCGAGCAGATGGGGAGGTTGCAATAATGTCCCATCCTCGGAGCATGCGTGAACTTGTACAAACTGCCATTGGTGGAGGTTGGGGTGCAGAAGACCCCTCCGAAAGTGAATCGACTAAAGTTCGAGTGATTAGGGGAGCTGATTTTCCAAATGCTCGGGAACAGGTCGTTTCAAGCGCACCAGTTCGCTGGGAATCCCCATCAAGAGCTTCGAGCAGGATCCTCGAACCAGGCGATATTGTTCTCGAAATCTCTGGGGGGACAAGAGTCCGCCCGACGGGCCGTGCCGTTTTCATTACAGAGAAGATGGTTGGCGCTTCGCCTGAACCACTAATACCGGCTAGCTTCTGCCGAAAGCTGCACATTGATTCCGAGTTGGTTGAACCTGAATTTGTTTACTATTGGCTTCAAAATATGCATGACCAGGGACGCGCTTGGTCATATCAAAACCAGTCAACGGGCATCGCAAATTTCAAGTTTGAAAGTTTTCTTGACGAAGAAATTATCAATCTGCCAAATCGAACAACTCAAACTGCAATAGTTCAAGTTCTCAGATCGCTTGATGACAAGATTGCTGCTAACAATCAAATTGTTCGCTGTTCCATTGAGCTTTGTTCTGCCTTAATCGACGCGACTATTGGTGGAGGTACGGTCCCGCTTTCGGATGTGGCTGAGGTCAATATGGGCACATCTCCCAAGGGCGAGTTTCTCAATGAAACTGGAGATGGGAAGCCATTCTTCCAAGGCGTTAGAGACTTTGGAAAGCTCTTCCCATCGAACCGTGTTTTCACCCAGAATGCAGTTAGAGTAGCTAACTCTGGCGACATCTTGTTTGCAGTTCGGGCACCGATTGGGCAAGTCAACATAGCGAACGAGGACTGTGCAATCGGACGCGGTGTTGCCGCTATTCGGGGCAAAGAACATCATCTGACATTGTTTTATCTTCTCTTGAGCCATCAGGAGATTTGGGACATTTTCCAAGACAACGGAACTGTCTTTGCCTCAATCAATCGCGCCGATTTGAATGGTGCACCGATTCCCTGGCCGTCAGATCCAGCAAGAACCGAAAAAACTATTGCGCCAATTCATGCGAGAGCTATGGAAGCACTTCGTGAAAATGAAGTCCTCGCCAGCACCCGCGATGAGCTCCTGCCCCTGCTGATGAGCGGGAAGATTACGGTCGCGGAGGCGTCTGAAAGCGGTATGGGTAACGGGGTTGAAGGAATGTTGGAAGGGATGAGTTGAGATGTCGCTGTATTCGGAGGCGCAGTTCGAGTCGGACTGCATGGAGATTCTGGGCGACCTTGAGTGGGTGCCCATGCAGGGTGCTGCCTTGGCGCCGGGATCGGGGGAGCGCGAGTCGTGGAAGGATATTGTGCTGCGCGGCAGGCTGTCGAACGCGGTGCGAAACCTGAACCCGGGAGTGCCGGAGACGTACCTTGAGCAGGCGATTGGTGAGGTGCTCACGCCGAAATCGCAGAGTGCGATCGCGGAGAACGAGCGGCTGCACAAGATCCTGGTGGAGGGCTACCGGGGCATCGAGTACACCGATGACGACGGTCAGCTGCGCAACCCCACCATCACGTTCCTGTCGGCGAACCCGAACAAGAACGAATACATTGTGGCCAACCAGATCACGATCCGTAACCAGGACTGTGAGCGGCGTTTTGACTTGGTGGCGTACGTCAACGGGCTGCCGCTGGCGGTGCTGGAGCTCAAAGACGCGAGCTCGTCGGTCGGCGTGGAGGGCGCGTACAACCAGCTCCAGACGTATGTGCAGGAGTTTGGAATGGCGTTCCGCTTCGCCAACATCGTCGTGGCCACCGACGGTTTAAGCGCCCGCTACGGCACGCCGTTTACACCATTCAACCACTTCGCACCGTGGAACGTGGACGACGACGGCGCGCCGGTGGTCGCTAGCGAACTCGCTGAGGATGGCTCGGCGATCACGGAGACGGAGCTGCTGCTGTGGGGTCTGTTTAACGTCGAGAGGTTCACGCAGATCTACCGCGAGTTCACCGCCTTCGACGACACCGCGGAGGGGCTGGTCATGCGCATCGCCAAGCCGCACCAGTACTTCGCTGTAACCAAGGCGGTGGGCTCCACCGTCATGGCGATGCGCGGTGACAAGCGCGCGGGCGTAGTGTGGCACACCACGGGGTCGGGAAAATCCATGGAGATGGAGCTCTACACCGCGAAGATCATGCGCACGCCGGAGATGGGCAGTCCCACGGTGATCCTGCTCAACGACCGAACCGAGCTGGACCAGCAGCTCTTCGATACTTTCCAGGCATCCACGCTTCTGCCGGAGGCGCCGACGCAGATCTCCTCGCGCGAGGAACTCCGCGATGAACTCTCGAAACGCACGTCGGGTGGTATTTATTTCTCCACACTGCAGAAGTTTGGGCTGCGCGGCGAGCACAAGGATGATGTTGGGGACGTCGTCAAGGCCGAAGACGCACACCCCCTGTTGTCCGCACGGCAAAACATCGTCGTCATCGTCGACGAGGCGCACCGCTCGCACTACGGCTTCGGCGCGAACAAGCCGGATGGCTATGCGCAGCACCTGCGTAGTGCCCTGCCCAACGCGACGATGCTCGCGTTCACGGGCACGCCGCTGCGCACGTGGGACCGCGACACCCGCCGAGTCTTCGGCGACGACATCGACGTCTACGACATGAACCGTGCGGTCAACGACGGCGCCGTGGTCCCCGTCTATTTCGAACAGCGGCTCATCACGCTGGGCAAGGTCGAGGGGCTAATCGACGCCGACCTCGACGCCGCCGCGGACGCTCTTCTCGACGGCCTCGACGAGGCAGAAAGCGAGCGCATTCAGCGCTCCGCCGCCGCGCTCGAGCAGATCTACGGTTCCGACGAGCGCCTCGACACCTTGGCAGCCGACATTGTTGCGCACTGGGAGCTGCGGCGGGAGACCATGCGCGAGTTCATCGGTGGTCCCGGCAAGGCCATGATCGTCGTGGCCACCCGCTCCATCGCGGCGCGGCTCTACGAGCGCATCGTGGCGTTGCGCCCCGACTGGCACGACGACGCCGACGACAAGGGCATCATCAAGGCCATCTACTCGGCGAGCCCCTCGGACCCGGAGTACATCAAGA
This is a stretch of genomic DNA from Corynebacterium vitaeruminis DSM 20294. It encodes these proteins:
- a CDS encoding type I restriction endonuclease subunit R, which translates into the protein MSLYSEAQFESDCMEILGDLEWVPMQGAALAPGSGERESWKDIVLRGRLSNAVRNLNPGVPETYLEQAIGEVLTPKSQSAIAENERLHKILVEGYRGIEYTDDDGQLRNPTITFLSANPNKNEYIVANQITIRNQDCERRFDLVAYVNGLPLAVLELKDASSSVGVEGAYNQLQTYVQEFGMAFRFANIVVATDGLSARYGTPFTPFNHFAPWNVDDDGAPVVASELAEDGSAITETELLLWGLFNVERFTQIYREFTAFDDTAEGLVMRIAKPHQYFAVTKAVGSTVMAMRGDKRAGVVWHTTGSGKSMEMELYTAKIMRTPEMGSPTVILLNDRTELDQQLFDTFQASTLLPEAPTQISSREELRDELSKRTSGGIYFSTLQKFGLRGEHKDDVGDVVKAEDAHPLLSARQNIVVIVDEAHRSHYGFGANKPDGYAQHLRSALPNATMLAFTGTPLRTWDRDTRRVFGDDIDVYDMNRAVNDGAVVPVYFEQRLITLGKVEGLIDADLDAAADALLDGLDEAESERIQRSAAALEQIYGSDERLDTLAADIVAHWELRRETMREFIGGPGKAMIVVATRSIAARLYERIVALRPDWHDDADDKGIIKAIYSASPSDPEYIKKHMRRPSALAAVRNRAKDGDDPLELVIVQGMMLTGFDAPALHTLYVDRPLKDALLMQTLARVNRTYKGKHDGLLVAYAPIAENLNAALREFTFDAKESGEKVLGQDVEEALALCGGFVGQIDALLSDVDWRALLSEGRTRDALLRVVAHLRDSRTEGNSDPENPNARPLASQFKSLASKMARAWALAASAENADQLAGTVKFYTEAKTWLIKMDAAERVATGLPIGDDIRTALGKLVVDSTESTGVLDVYKEAGIPLPNLQDLSLDLLQEDKSDSQIALTIDALRRSLLQEARTVTGNNETRHRLFSERLAELMNRYTNSQLTSAQVIAELIELSKEIVAERNRGQQFTPPLNNDELAFFDVVSLNESAAELMSDTTLAQIARDLVETLRKDARTDWTVRDDVRAKLRRSIKRLLRKYNYPPDKQQEALAHVIEQMEKFAPRFAEGSER
- a CDS encoding restriction endonuclease subunit S, translating into MRELVQTAIGGGWGAEDPSESESTKVRVIRGADFPNAREQVVSSAPVRWESPSRASSRILEPGDIVLEISGGTRVRPTGRAVFITEKMVGASPEPLIPASFCRKLHIDSELVEPEFVYYWLQNMHDQGRAWSYQNQSTGIANFKFESFLDEEIINLPNRTTQTAIVQVLRSLDDKIAANNQIVRCSIELCSALIDATIGGGTVPLSDVAEVNMGTSPKGEFLNETGDGKPFFQGVRDFGKLFPSNRVFTQNAVRVANSGDILFAVRAPIGQVNIANEDCAIGRGVAAIRGKEHHLTLFYLLLSHQEIWDIFQDNGTVFASINRADLNGAPIPWPSDPARTEKTIAPIHARAMEALRENEVLASTRDELLPLLMSGKITVAEASESGMGNGVEGMLEGMS
- a CDS encoding ATP-binding protein; translation: MEAQELAELIQGLRLRRTDTAQVEAKSAVRGLPKNLVHSLSAFSNTAGGTVILGIDEEAGFVPAEGFNANAIADALAEACSEKMVPPVRATISIEEFEGAPVVVAYVPELATSEKPCYIATVGKYAGSYFRGHDGDRLLKPYEIDRLEENKYQPAWDLEPVREAGLDDLDPDLVVKILERERTIHAEVFGKLSDEKAMKSLRMVVEDEGGKLRPTLAGLLAAGIYPQQFFPRLNVTFAAYTGTDRSSDSRGQRFVDTASFIGPIPTLVYETVQAVARNTRLGGVVKGAFRKDLPDYPPVAVREAITNALMHRDYSPQARGSQVQVDLFVDRLEITNPGGLYGAVTIESLGKYGISSTRNQHLSALLEVTPSRVAGRGFVADNRGTGYAEIIDELARELLPPPTPRDSLTSFSLTFLRRAMTEPERAAATFGGNKELIISYLREHYSATSRELAAAAGLSQNGVRKILNQLIEEGMVERMEALRSPKQRYRLVESIP
- a CDS encoding class I SAM-dependent DNA methyltransferase encodes the protein MTTSTTSQDLKDTMWKAADKLRGSMDASQYREIVLGLIFLKYVTDSFAARQAEIRKEGEEDGLSEEDILLDLEDQDAYLEKNIFWVAPNARWSFLQQNSKGLSGENGVEFRSVGKLIDEALEQLMKDNESLVGTLSTGFARDSVDQRRLGELVDMFSQTYFTQDGPERARDLLGEVYEYFLASFARAEGKRGGEFYTPAPVVLTLVEILEPTKGRVYDPCCGSGGMFVQAEKFLAAKHEDPTNISIFGQEFNERTWRLARMNLAIHALGSQGLGDRWQDTFARDIHPGIQMDYVMANPPFNIKDWTRREDDERWTYGVPPVRNANYAWMQHIISKLAPHGEAGVVMANGTMTSKTSGEGEIRKNMLEDDIVSCVLALPSQLFRGTQIPVCVWFFAKDKKAGPKGKSDRTGQVLLIDARELGHMVDRTERTFSDDDIQKIAGTFRAWRGRASAETEYEDVPGFCKSVSIQDIRDADYALTPGRYVGFAEQEQDDEPIADKIERLTQELTKALDESARLDAVVREQMGRLQ